CCATGGGTATTGGTGTCTGGCAAGTTAAGATTACTTTATATTCAACCTCACAGTGAAGGGAGCAACTTGACACCGGCTCATCATTACAATGACTTTCGTTTCAAGACCTATGCACCTGTTGCCTTCCGTTACTTTAGAGAGCTGTTTGGCATCCGGCCTGATGATTACTTGGTAAGTTTCTAGTCACAGAACCTGTGATTCTAAGATCCAGGGAATATGGCAAGAGGAATTTCCCTCTTCCACCATCTTGCTTTAGTGTTCTTTTGAATGAATGTTTATCTGTACCTAAGTTCTGTGGTGGGCAGGCCCTGGCTTATCTGGCCCTtaatgtcttcttttattttcagtacTCCCTTTGCAGTGAGCCATTGATTGAACTCTCCAACTCTGGAGCTAGTGGTTCCCTCTTCTATGTGTCCAGTGATGATGAGTTCATCATTAAGACAGTCCAGCATAAAGAAGCAGAATTTCTGCAGAAGTTGCTTCCCGGATACTATATGGTGAGTGGGGAGCACTGGCGAGGCTGTCCTCAGCAGTACCACTGAGGGTCGTAAGGTTAGGGTCTGATCTTACTTAGAGATAAAAGTCAAGAcagactttttttcccccttgggtgcttttgtttttttgagatagtatcttTCATGCTGGCCGTGATCAtccagcttctgcttcccaagtactggaattatttGTGTGTTGCCACCAGCTAGGTTTAAGTGGTGCTGAGCATTGAACCTAGGCTTTGTGAATGCTAAGGTAGCAAGCACTCtgtctggtgttttgtttgttttgagactaaATCTTCTTGTGTAGCCCAAAGCCGTTTTTAGGTTCCTGAATCTCCTGCTGCCCTCTGTGGTATCAGGATTATAGGCAACCACCACCTTGCCTGGCTTAATACTATTCTTTATTTAAACTCTCTTAGATGCCAGGAGAGATTCTGAATGAATATGCTGGTCAGCACATTTTACCTAAATCCCTTGCAGAGCAAAGGAGCAGTAGGTAGCAGCTTTCGCCTTAACTTTCATGAGAATCAGCTAACTTGCTCtactgtttcttccttttttgcctTAGAATCTTAACCAAAACCCTCGAACTTTGCTGCCTAAATTCTATGGACTATACTGTGTGCAAGCAGGCGGCAAGAATATACGAATTGTGGTGATGAACAATCTCTTACCTCGGTCAGTCAAAATGCATATGAAATATGACCTGAAGGGTTCAACTTATAAACGGCGGGCTTCTCAGAAAGAACGAGAGAAGCTTCTTCCCACTTTTAAAGACCTGGACTTCCTACAAGATATCCCTGATGGTCTTTTTTTAGATGCTGACATGTACAGTGCTCTGTGTAAGACTCTGCAGCGTGACTGTTTGGTAAGTtgctatatttttctctatttcagaCACAGAAATCATTGAAAACCTTGCTGGGTGACGGTGTcgtatacttttaatcccagcacttgggaggcagaggcaggtgcaggcggatctcttgtgagtcagtttgaggccagcctggtctacaaagggagttccaggacagccaggactattacacagagaaaccttgtcttgaaaaactgggggggagggggggaccacacacgcacaaaaaaaaaaaaaaaacaaagaaaaacctcagTGGTTCTCTGCATTTAGTCTATGGGAGGTGGAACTCTGATCATTTGCTCTCTGTGTTCTGGgctgcttttattattttgttttttattctggggattgtatatgtgtgtgtgagggatgcaGTTGTACTTTACCTTGTGAAGCACAGGCTCTGTCACTTATGTAAGGGTACATGCTTGCTTGTGTGTGGacttgtagaggccagaggtcagcaatgggagtcttccttgatgtcactttctttttctcactgaacccagaacttACCATTTCAGCTAATGTGGCTGACCAACTAaccactgagatctgcctgtgccTTCCCTCACAGTACTGGGGTCATTACATGTGTGTTCTCTCATGCCCTGCCtttctgtgggtgttgggaacccagACTCAACTCCACATGTTTGTTCAATGAgcacttttcccactgagcctctccccacccccagatggcattttatattacttttagaTGAGCTCAATGCTAGACCTTTCCATTACCTTTGTTATTTACCCTCTCTAcctgggctctgtgtgtgtgtgtgaatgtgtatgtgtagttCCTTGTTGAAATAGCCTAGCATTTGTAGGAAAACTTTTAACTTAATTGTACTGCAGAGTCATTATTCCTTAAATTTTGGTCTTGCATGCCAAATCCAAATTTATATCTTAGAAATTTGAATGCTGTTATCACTACACAGCTGTACACTGGCTTTGCTGATTTGTAATGTTTTCTAAATAAgcggttctcaaccctcctaacgctttgaccttttaatacatttcctcatgttgtggtaactgcaactataaaattattttttattcgtaactgtaattttgctactgttacgaatcataatgtaaatatctgtgttttcccatggtcttaggcgacccctgtgaaagggctggCTGTTCAACCTCctaaaggggtcgtgacccacaggttgagaaccacttgtcTAGACCATCAGCATTACTCATTCTGTCTCCTGTTCTTCCCAGCAGGCATTTCATTGCCTCTAACCTCCagctgatcctcctgactctgtttCCCTAGTTTggggattaaaaataaaagacattatGCCTGGCTGTCTaaacctctctccctctctcttttgtttttttgagacagggcttttccatgtatccctgactgtcctggaactcactgtgtacactagggtagcctcaaactcaggccTGTTGATACTGGGACTAAATGTGTGTGTTCCACTATCGCCTGCCCTAAACCATACTCTTagcctccatctctccagcttgtttCTCAGCAGATGACTACCTGCTCAACTAAATGAGTCGATAGCCGTTGTAACTTACCCAGACAGTTGTAGCCACCACTCCTcatccatcttctttcttcttatcaGTGGCACCCTTGCTTGAACAGCACTGTCAGAGTAAGCCATGGGAGCTAATGTCAGTCTGTGCTAGGGAACAGAGCATGTTAACAGACTGACAGATGCCATCCAGGTCCTTGGTGTGATGCATCATGCCTGTCATTGTCAGCCTCTTTCATTGGCCACACCTGCGTGTGCATTTTATCTCTGTGGTCTCAGGCTGTACATCCTTGTGCAGGAGGTGTACTTCTTACTCTAGACTTTTATAATggtttttcttactttatttacttggtcttgtttttaagacaggatttctctttagctctgtgtagcttggctgtcctggaacttgctatgtagaccagcctggccttgaacttactcagattcttccacctctgcctcccaagtgctgggataaaagatgtgtgccaccgccacctggcTCAGTGATTTTTGTTTAACCTCCTCTGTGGTCTTCTATCATGTAAACAGTTGTACTGTGTTGCTGTATTGcgcttatttttaatatttcagtaaATGTTGAGCTGAATTGAAGCTGATTGTATTAAGTCCCTCTACAGGTCTGCTCTCACCCGGGTCTGTCATGCAGTGTACTTTTCCCCCTTGGtgttttgagattgggtcttAGGTAGCCCAAGCTATCTTTGTCTTCTCTATATAGCtatggatgaccttgaattccttgTCCTGTCTTCATCTCCCAAGTTATGAGTTTGCAGGCTTAGGCAGTACTAGGAGCTGGACTTAGATAAGAGGCCTACCTGTTGTTAGAAATTCCTTACAGTAGAGATACATAGTCCTTGTTCATGGAAAAAGAGAATGTTCTTTGCATAAATGacaaaatgaactaaaaaaaaaagttgcactGGGTACTCTCTGTTATGGCTTGGGCCTTAATTCCAACTATGGGGAACTTGGTGAGACCATAACTCAAAATTTAaagggtgggctggagagatggctcagcggttaagagcattgcctgctcttccaaaggtcctgagttcaattcccagcaaccacatggtggctcacaaccatctgtaatgaggtctggtgtcctcttctggcctgcaggcagacatacagacagaatattctatacataataaataaataaatatttttaaaaaaatttaaagggtaAAGGGAGGCTGGAGATATAGTTTAGTGATATATGCCAGAGGCATGTAATCAATTTCTAGTACTGCAAAAATTGTTATTACTATTCAGTagttaatattactcaaatgggAGAAAGGTAAGAAAAGGAGTGTAACTAAAGACTTACCAGAGTGATACATTCTTTAAGAGCAAAAACTGAGCCTGTGGTTATCTCCCTTGTCAGAGTCCTGATACCTCATGATCATGCTGTGCTCTCTCACCATTAGGTGCTACAGAGCTTCAAGATAATGGACTACAGCCTCCTGATGTCAATCCACAATATGGATCATGCCCAGCGAGAGCCCATAAACAATGAAGCACAACACTCAGTTGACACTCGCAGGCCAGCCCCGCAGAAGGCTCTCTATTCCACAGCTATGGAATCCATCCAGGGCGAGGCTCGACGGGGTGGCACCGTGGAGACTGAGGACCAGTGAGTGGGCTTGGGAGAAGCACCTTTCACACATATCCTCACAGTACTTTTCTCGAAGGCACCTTCTTCTGGAGAAGAGCAGCTTTGATCCCTCAATGAGGCCAGAGCATTAATGCTCGTGGGGCCATTGACCGTTCTTTTATAAGGATATAAGAgggggaaaataaaagaatatgagGAAAGGAAAACGTCTGAATTTGCAGTTCATGTGAGAAAGAGTTGCCTAAGATTAAAATGCCTACCCTTAGAAGCCGAGGTGCACattaggattttgttttgtttgttttgttcgtttttgttatttgagacagggtttctgtatagctctggctgtcctggaattacctctgtagaccagtctgcccAAACTACCTCACATAgaactttggggttttttttttgtttgtttgtttgttttttttaagacattttctctgtgtaacagaccctggctatcctggaactcacagagctctgcctccttcagtgctgggattaaagacgtgcaccacagcctggctcacaTTAGAACTTTCATCACAGCTTCCTGTAGGCCTCTTTGCGGAAGGCCTGGTACTGCCTTGGGTTTATAAAATAACTATGGCTATGAAAATTTTcagatgtttcatttttttaggtGTCTTATAACATGACTGCCACGAAAAGTATCCTAGTAGGAACAACTTAAGATAgaaaaggagggctggagagatggctcagaggttaagagcactgcctactcttccagaggtcctgagttcaattcccagcaaccacatggtggctcacagccatctgtagtgagatttggcgccctcttctgaccagcaagcatacagacagaacactatatacataataaataaataaatctttttaaaaaaaaaaaagatagaaaaggaccagcatgtttgtttttatttggggacTAGTTCCAAAATTGCTGAATAGTCGTGGTTTCCGTCTCTTTGGAGCTATGTGAAAGACATGGAAGGAGATAATCACACATGATTCAGAGGGGCTTAGTCTGGAGATGTGTCAGTTATATTTAGCTCCTAGTTCCATGTCCAGGTTTGTCTGGAGGTTAGGAGAAGCCTCTAGCTGCTACTGAACAGACTTTTCTAACTCTTATCCTTTTGCTTTCTCCAGCATGGGTGGCATCCCTGCCCGGAATAACAAAGGGGAAAGGCTCCTGCTTTATATTGGCATCATTGATATTCTGCAGTCCTACAGGTGAGGGGCGTGTGTATCACAGATCGAGGAGAGGACACATTGAGATGTGGCCACTCAGggttctttatttacttattttcctttGGTTATTTTAAGACaagtctggccttgagctcagagagatccacctgtctctccctcctgagtgctgagattgaaagtGTACACTACTGCCACCCcaccttctattttttttttttaatttccctttcctattttataaatgtgttttaCCTTGGTCTATGTATGTGCACCCCTTGGAtgtctggtacccatggaggtcagaggagggtaaGTCACCAtataggtgttgggaactgaacccagatcctctgcaaaagcaacaagtgcttttaactgctgagccatctgtccactCCCCAGCATACTTTTAGATGTGtgcgtttttcttttcttttttttctcttgagacagtgtttgtgtagcctgggctgtcctaGAATTCCCTCTTTAAaccagctggcctcagactcagagatctgcctgcttctgcctcccaagtgttggaattaaaggcctgtgccacttcCGCCTGCTTTTAGATGTGTTCTTTCTGATGCAAGAACAGTGAGTCACAGGCCGGTTACCTTTAGGTTTTAGGCGCTTTATTCCCTGGCTTTTCTGGCTTACCGCCTCTTCAACATGATATATACTTTCTGTGGATACCGAGTCAGTCCTCAGACGCATAGGGCAGAGCACTCCATCTGCCCTGACTCTCTGTGAGAAACCTGGGGGTTGAGTCATCCTCCATACAGggagacagctgggagcacgtTCTCATTTCCACAAGGGGAAGATAGGGTTTCTGTATCTGCAAGCCTGTGACAGTGGAGTGGGGATGAGGGAGGAGCTGCAAACGGTCCTGACATTGCAGTACTAAAGTAAACTGACTGTTCAGTATTGATATACCCATTATTATCACTGAAATTTTGTTACACCTATTtatctattgtgtgtgtttgtttatgtttatgcCACAGGGGACAACATGTGGGAGTAGGTTCTCTCCAttttgtggattctggggattaaactcaggttatcagacgtggtagcaagcacctttatcccctgagccatctcaccagccctcttaCACAAGTGTAGCTATACTCCCTCAGCTTTACCCTTCTAttcttttagctttcttttctttttcctcttctggttCGTTGGTtgttctgagttttgtttttgtttttcagacagggtctcacatgtaGCCCGGGcagacctggagctcaccataaTCCTCTAGacccagtctcccaagtgcttggttacaggcatgtgctattaTTACCTAATCCTGCCTTTCCTttacaattaattaattttgtttggctttgcttttccagcaattgaacccagggcctcatacatgtTGGCAAGTGTTTCATTACTGAACTGTCCTGCTCATTTAATTGGCTTAGCTAGAAACAGCATTGGTCTCTGTGTGGAATAAGTGCTACCATGGTAGTTCTTCAGAAAGCCAGTGTACCACAATGGGTATACTtgccctgtgtttatttttttaaggttctCTGATATCATGGTCTCTTAGCCCTTTAAAATAAGTAATTATAATGGTCTTTCATTTAAAGACAATGTGTGATACACATTTTTCTTGGCAGGTTTGTTAAGAAGTTAGAGCACTCTTGGAAAGCACTGGTACACGATGGGGTGAGTATAGCAGTTAGCTAAAGGCCTCCCCACATCTCGATTTCTTTTGTCCCCTCAAGTGTATATGTGTAGTCTATGTATTATTCATTTCTTATGTGTATTATTCATCTCATTTCTGGTAGGGTTTCAGTTTAAGGGAACAAGGCCCTTGGATGACACAGCCTCTTTCTGGGCCTTTCTGTTTAACTCTGTAGTCATCTCTTCTGTTCAACAGGACACAGTATCAGTGCATCGGCCAGGCTTCTATGCTGAGCGGTTCCAGCGCTTCATGTGCAACACAGTGTTCAAGAAGATTCCCTGTAAGTGTCTTCTACCAGATGACCCCCCAGTGGCTCCCTTACCCCAAGAGATGGTGGGCAGGACACCTCTGTCAGGGAGCTGCCAAGGCCAGAGGCCTCTCCTGCTCTGCCTACATCCTGTGAGCGCTGCTTCTTCTCGTCTTTGTGTCAGTCACTGTCTGTCCCAGTCGTTTCCGAGTTGCTGCTCCCCCCTGGCTCTCCCTGCATGTATCGCTGAGGTGAGGGCCATTTCTGGGGATTGTGGGActggaaaaaaatgtgtagctGTCACTGTAGACTTTGTGACACAGGCTCGGGTGTCTAAAAACAGACTTTTGTGTAGTAAAGAACAGGCAAGGATGTTAGCAGTGTTCTTAACTTTCCTTCCATGTCCAGGGCCCAGGAATTATCCGGTTAGTTCAAGTGGTTGAAGCCTTGTTGATGACTGTTGAAGGAGTTTTTAGTCTTTCCCCTCCACTTTCTTGATACACAagtaccaatttttttttttttcaaattctgtgTTTTGAACTGGCAGATTCAAGTCTTCCTCCTTTGCTGTCATCATAGGCATCAGCTGTCCCTTAGTGAGGTGAAAAAGGCGTAGACATCACAGACAGGCTGTGAGGCCCAGAATCAGAGTGAGCCCCAGTGTAAATCACAGTGCTGGGTACATCAGGACTAGGGAGGGGCAGAGATGTGCTGTCTGTACTTTTATTGGGTGATGCTAGTAAAGAACAAGTCCACTCCATCAGTGAAGCCGAGCAGAAAGCTGTGTTCATGTCGCTTCGTCTTAAGTTCTGTTTCTTTCCAGAGTGAGGTGACTTGTCTCTTCTCCTCCTAGTAGTAGTACTCCGTAGGCCACCTTTCCTGACATTAACCTGTTTTCTGCCTTTGCTTGAGAActactttgtgtatgtgttggggaTACTAGCACTTGTGTCTTGTCTGTCTTGGTGATGGTTTCTGAGGTGGGTGCTAAGTaggctctttctttccttttgaagtGAAGCCTTCTCCTTCCAAAAAGTTTCGGTCTGGCTCGTCTTTCTCTCGGCGGTCAGGCCCCAGCGGCAACTCCTGCATTGCTTACCAGCCACCGGTCTCTGGGGAGCACAAAGCACAAGTGACTACAAAGGCCGAAGTGGAGCCAGGTCAGCGCCAGGGCTGGGGTCCCCTTGCATTTGGACACTCCCCCCCTTCATCTGAGGTCTCATGTTCTCTGGCCAGGACTCTACTCCCCGTTTCTATGCAGTAGAAACTAACTTGCTAACTtgtcttagttttttgttttctccccgagacagggttttctgtgtagccctggctgttctggaattcactccatagaccaggctggtctcaaactcagatcctcctgcctctgcctcccaagtgctggggctaaaggcatgcgccacgaTGCTCAGCTGTTTGTTTGTAGGTGGGTTCTCACTACGTAGCTCAGGCCCTCGTGGAATTCACTATGTTTGTAGCCAAGCTAACCTCAACCTCATAACCCTCCTTTctcagactcccaagtactgggattacaggaatgcaccaccatgcccctcTAAATCACTACATGTTTTCCCTGTATTTTCCTGACTACATACTATCCTTTATTTATTGACTGATTTCTTGTTTAtcgattttcttttttctccagatGTACACCATGGGCGCCCTGATGTCTTACCTCAGACTCCACCTTTGGAAGAAATCAGTGAGGGCTCACCTGTTCCCGGTCCCAGTTTCTCACCTGTAGTTGGAGAGCCTTTGCAAATATTAAATTTGAGGTTGGTTCTTTTTTTGGCCTGTTACTTTGTATAATCTCTCTCAGGTCCTCAGAAATTTTCATTTGGATGATTTTCAAGAGTCTGTGCTGGATGTTGTagtgtgctggggaggcagaggcaggtagatctcagagttcaaagccagctgacctagtgagttccaggacagcaaaggctacagagaagccctgttttaaaacacacaaataaatagaaaggagagagagagaaagtttattgtttgcttggttgtttttgagacagtctcattgaATACATGCTTATCTCAGATGGGCGATCCTTCTGTATCTCCTATGTCCTGGGGTTACAGTCAAGCACTCAAGAGGCTAGTTTAATAATTATGACTTAATTTTGTCACCTAGTTTGTTATCTTTTACATCATAATAAATTACTCCTATACTTTATgacttaaaagaagaaacataactgggccgggcggtggtggcgcacgcctttaatcccagcactcgggaggcagaggcaggcggatctctgtgagtttgaggccagcctggtctacaagagctagttccaggacaggaaccaaaaagctacggagaaaccctgtctcgaaaatcaaaaaaaaaaaaaaagaaagaaagaaacataactgGGTATTCTGGGGCAgaaagatttctgagttcaaggccagccagcattatagagtgagaccctgtcccaccAAAACCCCACAGCTTTTATAAGAaatttttaactctgtgtgtgtgcgtgcgtgcatgtttgGGTAGCAGCCTCTGTGGTCTCTTGTTGTTTCCTTTCTATAGCTAGCTTTCTTCagagcaaacaaagaaaaccttcatTCAAGAAGCAGCCACTTAGCCGGCCAGTGCtggtcctttaatcccagcactagggaggcagaggcaagtggatctatctctgagttcaaggtcggcctagtctacagagagagttctgggacagccagagaaaccctgtctcaaaagaacaagccACCATATTCTTTTTTAACTTAGCCTCAGAACTGACATTTTTGTGCCTCTGCTGCATCGTATTGTAAAAGAGTCTCTGAGTGCAGCTCAcagtggagacaggaagcagatAGTTGTGGGAGCAGCTTTGGAGATCACCTTCCATGTGGACAGAAGGGAAAGCGGGGTCAGTGGAAGTGCTTTAGAGTAGTACTGCTGTAGCCAGgccggtggcacatgcctgtaattgtAGCTCGTGGGAaagggaagcaggagaatcaggagtttacatcaccctcagctacatagagaccatgtctgaaaaaacaaacaaaaaatctaattaaaacaGTAATACTTATAAATGTATTAGCTTCAGGCCAGTGGAATGGCTTAGCCTCTAACGGTGTTTGCCCTCAGGCCTGATGAGAGTTTGACCTTCAAAACCCTCATGGTGTGAAAAGAACTGATTTTTgtggctgtcctctgaccccactcCCCAggcatgctgtggcatgtgctggttctctctctctctctctctctctctctctctctctctctctctctctctctctctctcacacacacacacacacacacacacactccaaatgCAAACAGTTTTTAATCTCGTAACTTCTTTTTGGTTTGTCATTTTGTAGTGCTGGTGATTGAATTTAGAGCCTGTTTATGTTAGACACTAAGCATTATACCACCATGCTCAACCCAAAGCTCTCTTTGCGTGTTTGAGTTCTTAGATAATAACTAGACTGCtaagattcatttgcctctgcctcctccatgctggggttaaaggtgtttgctaccacctttgactttgaatcttgaAACAGTATTTCATGAGGTTGCCCGGAATAGCCTTGAAGTCACTCTGTAGCCACACAGACCTTGAGCTAGCAATCCTCCAAGTAACTGGAATTGTGTGCatgtaccactgtgcctggcttaaATTTAGTAGCTTCTTAGGTCTTCTTTTCTGTGGCATTAGTCAATCCTTCCACTGTGGTGTGGGTTCCATGGATCAAACTCAGTGCTGCCGGGCTTGAGCAGCAGGCTCCTTTTAtgaactgaaccatctcttcagttgTGTTTTGTGAATCTTTTAAAAGACATATGAAGAGGCAATATAATTGAGATTGGATGTGCTGAGGGTGGAAGCCAGGGTTTTACA
The nucleotide sequence above comes from Microtus pennsylvanicus isolate mMicPen1 chromosome 7, mMicPen1.hap1, whole genome shotgun sequence. Encoded proteins:
- the Pip5k1a gene encoding phosphatidylinositol 4-phosphate 5-kinase type-1 alpha isoform X4 gives rise to the protein MASASSGPAAAGFSSLDVGVPAGTAGFNFLCCGVHRKRAAASGIKRATGSEGPYASVMPVKKIGHRGVDSSGETTYKKTTSSALKGAIQLGITHTVGSLSTKPERDVLMQDFYVVESIFFPSEGSNLTPAHHYNDFRFKTYAPVAFRYFRELFGIRPDDYLYSLCSEPLIELSNSGASGSLFYVSSDDEFIIKTVQHKEAEFLQKLLPGYYMNLNQNPRTLLPKFYGLYCVQAGGKNIRIVVMNNLLPRSVKMHMKYDLKGSTYKRRASQKEREKLLPTFKDLDFLQDIPDGLFLDADMYSALCKTLQRDCLVLQSFKIMDYSLLMSIHNMDHAQREPINNEAQHSVDTRRPAPQKALYSTAMESIQGEARRGGTVETEDHMGGIPARNNKGERLLLYIGIIDILQSYRFVKKLEHSWKALVHDGDTVSVHRPGFYAERFQRFMCNTVFKKIPLKPSPSKKFRSGSSFSRRSGPSGNSCIAYQPPVSGEHKAQVTTKAEVEPDVHHGRPDVLPQTPPLEEISEGSPVPGPSFSPVVGEPLQILNLSSTLEKLEVAESEFTH
- the Pip5k1a gene encoding phosphatidylinositol 4-phosphate 5-kinase type-1 alpha isoform X2, producing MASASSGPAAAGFSSLDVGVPAGTAAAASGIKRATGSEGPYASVMPVKKIGHRGVDSSGETTYKKTTSSALKGAIQLGITHTVGSLSTKPERDVLMQDFYVVESIFFPSEGSNLTPAHHYNDFRFKTYAPVAFRYFRELFGIRPDDYLYSLCSEPLIELSNSGASGSLFYVSSDDEFIIKTVQHKEAEFLQKLLPGYYMNLNQNPRTLLPKFYGLYCVQAGGKNIRIVVMNNLLPRSVKMHMKYDLKGSTYKRRASQKEREKLLPTFKDLDFLQDIPDGLFLDADMYSALCKTLQRDCLVLQSFKIMDYSLLMSIHNMDHAQREPINNEAQHSVDTRRPAPQKALYSTAMESIQGEARRGGTVETEDHMGGIPARNNKGERLLLYIGIIDILQSYRFVKKLEHSWKALVHDGDTVSVHRPGFYAERFQRFMCNTVFKKIPLKPSPSKKFRSGSSFSRRSGPSGNSCIAYQPPVSGEHKAQVTTKAEVEPDVHHGRPDVLPQTPPLEEISEGSPVPGPSFSPVVGEPLQILNLSSTLEKLEVAESEFTH
- the Pip5k1a gene encoding phosphatidylinositol 4-phosphate 5-kinase type-1 alpha isoform X3, whose product is MASASSGPAAAGFSSLDVGVPAGTAAASGIKRATGSEGPYASVMPVKKIGHRGVDSSGETTYKKTTSSALKGAIQLGITHTVGSLSTKPERDVLMQDFYVVESIFFPSEGSNLTPAHHYNDFRFKTYAPVAFRYFRELFGIRPDDYLYSLCSEPLIELSNSGASGSLFYVSSDDEFIIKTVQHKEAEFLQKLLPGYYMNLNQNPRTLLPKFYGLYCVQAGGKNIRIVVMNNLLPRSVKMHMKYDLKGSTYKRRASQKEREKLLPTFKDLDFLQDIPDGLFLDADMYSALCKTLQRDCLVLQSFKIMDYSLLMSIHNMDHAQREPINNEAQHSVDTRRPAPQKALYSTAMESIQGEARRGGTVETEDHMGGIPARNNKGERLLLYIGIIDILQSYRFVKKLEHSWKALVHDGDTVSVHRPGFYAERFQRFMCNTVFKKIPLKPSPSKKFRSGSSFSRRSGPSGNSCIAYQPPVSGEHKAQVTTKAEVEPDVHHGRPDVLPQTPPLEEISEGSPVPGPSFSPVVGEPLQILNLSSTLEKLEVAESEFTH
- the Pip5k1a gene encoding phosphatidylinositol 4-phosphate 5-kinase type-1 alpha isoform X1, with product MASASSGPAAAGFSSLDVGVPAGTAGFNFLCCGVHRKRAASGIKRATGSEGPYASVMPVKKIGHRGVDSSGETTYKKTTSSALKGAIQLGITHTVGSLSTKPERDVLMQDFYVVESIFFPSEGSNLTPAHHYNDFRFKTYAPVAFRYFRELFGIRPDDYLYSLCSEPLIELSNSGASGSLFYVSSDDEFIIKTVQHKEAEFLQKLLPGYYMNLNQNPRTLLPKFYGLYCVQAGGKNIRIVVMNNLLPRSVKMHMKYDLKGSTYKRRASQKEREKLLPTFKDLDFLQDIPDGLFLDADMYSALCKTLQRDCLVLQSFKIMDYSLLMSIHNMDHAQREPINNEAQHSVDTRRPAPQKALYSTAMESIQGEARRGGTVETEDHMGGIPARNNKGERLLLYIGIIDILQSYRFVKKLEHSWKALVHDGDTVSVHRPGFYAERFQRFMCNTVFKKIPLKPSPSKKFRSGSSFSRRSGPSGNSCIAYQPPVSGEHKAQVTTKAEVEPDVHHGRPDVLPQTPPLEEISEGSPVPGPSFSPVVGEPLQILNLSSTLEKLEVAESEFTH